The nucleotide sequence CTACGCCGCCTTCGGCGGGGTGCAGGTGACGGTGCCAGAGGGGACGCGGGTGGAGATGACCGGCTTCTCCCTCTTCGGCGGTCGCAGCGTCACGGCGAGCGGAGCGTCGGCGGTCCCCGGGGCCCCGGTGATCCGACTGCGCGCGGTGGCGTTCTTCGGCGGTGTCGAGGTGACGGCGAAGCCCTCCCGCCACGAGTGAGGGCCGGCGTCACCGGGCTGCGGGGCTAGTCCCCGCAGCCCGTGGCTTACGCTGCTCGCCACAACGTCTCGTGGACCCAGGAACCCGGTGTGACTCCGGGGCGGTTCCGCCACTGTGAAGCCGGCTCCCACCTCAGGGTGGAGGCCGGCGCAGCCAGACACTGGCCACGGGACCTCCGTCGACCAGGGGCGAGAACCCCGAGGAGAAACCCGTGCGCATCGCGCTGCTCTCAACCTCTGACACCGACCTGCTCTCCGC is from Rhodococcus sp. X156 and encodes:
- a CDS encoding LiaF domain-containing protein, whose product is MDLSKRSDERPARSAPIVAVFGGTERRGRWRPAQRVVAVALFGGVTLDLREAELPPDVLDLQCYAAFGGVQVTVPEGTRVEMTGFSLFGGRSVTASGASAVPGAPVIRLRAVAFFGGVEVTAKPSRHE